tcctcctctctgacctgAAGCCTGAACACTTGGAGCGCCTGAAGCAGTGCATGGCAAAGCGCTTCGACGGCTCCCAGCAAGCACTTGACCTGAACAACATCCGAACAGACTCGGACCTGGCGTCCCACGATATTGAAGTCATCCTGAATAGGAAGACAAACATGGAGGCTGTGATAAAGATCATTGAAGAAAACATTCCAGAGCTGGTGCGCTTGAACCTGAGCAACAACCGTATTCACAAATTGGACAAACTGGCTGAATTGGTCACCAAGGCACCCAAACTGAAGACCCTCAACCTGTCCCACAATAAGCTGAGGTCGGACCAGGAGCTGGACAAGGTGAAAGGCCTGAAGCTGGTGGAGCTGTGGCTGGTCGGGAACCCTCTGTGTGACCTGTTCAAGGACCAGGCCTCCTACATCAGTGCTGTGCGGCAGAGGTTTCCCCAGCTTCTCAAACTGGATGGCCATGACCTCCCCCCACCCATAGGCTTTGACATGGCAGGGCCCACCGCCTTGCCCCCCTTCAAGGGCAGCTGTTTTGGCTCCGATGAAATCAAGGATTTCATCCTTCGCTTCTTGGAACATTATTACAGCATCTACGACTCAGGAGACAGACAGCCTCTTCTGGATGCCTACCATGATGGAGCTTCCTTCTCCCTCGTGACACAGAACCCCTCAAGGAGCGGTCTGGGAGAGTACCACAAAGACAGTCGAAACCTGAACCAGATCAGAGACTCCACGATGCGGTCTCGCctactaaaacacacacaactaaatGTGGTGGCTTTCCTCAACGAGCTCCCCAAAACTCAGCATGACCCTGCCTCCTTCACTATTGACGTAAACACCTGCACAAATACACTGCTGTCATTCACAGCGAGCGGGATTTTCAAAGAAGTGGATGGTAAATCTCAGGACTCCACTAAGGCCTTCTCTCGAGTCTTCATCGCAGTCCCTGCCGGGGATTCTGGTTTGCGCATAGTGAACGACCAGCTTTCCATCCGGATGGTCACAACAGAGGAGATCCGCCGAGCCTTTGGGGCTCCCGTCCCGTTCCCGTCTTCCAGCCCGGTGCCCACCCTCACCGCACCGCAGCAGGAGATGCTCTCAGCCTTCTCCCTGCAGTCCGGCATGAACCTGGAGTGGTCCCAAAAGTGTCTACAGGACAATGAGTGGGATTTCAACAGAGCTGCTCAAATGTTCACCCAGTTGAAGGCCCAGATCCCCGATGTTGCAttcacaaaatgaataaataaaagatacCTTTTGTGAAATAGTGAActgtaattttatttatatggattttttgtttgatcctttttctttctttgccttgTTTTATTAAAGCTGATGGAGAccaaaaaaaatgccaaaaaacaaagCTTATAAAGCATTGTCTTGCCCCTACAAATAgcactttaaaggtcccatatcgtgcctctttgattatatgGTGGTGGATGGTGTTGCCCGTCAGGCTCTTTCCTGGCCACCTCCAGCCCAGCAGCACCAGACGAAGTTCAGACAGAAATTACACAATTAGAtcttttacattgttgttgtttgctaTATAATGATCGtgactggaggtcatactttacctttttatttaccaataCATCACTAGTATTTAGTATTCTACCTTTCTCAACTTTCAGCTTATCAAATAAATCAAGGGTTTTGTCCATCCACCACAAAGCAAGTTAACCAGGCTGAGCAGACTGTGTTGATGTAGCTTTCTGCAAGTTGAGAAGTTAACTTTAGCAGTCAGGTAACCTCAGGCTAATGTTACATCAGTATAACCCAATGTCAAGGCAGTGTGAGGTGAGCCTGAACTTGAACCTCCTACATTCTTTGGAGGTTAGATGAGAATGACAATTGGGAGAATAGAGAAGCATTTAAACATAGATCTATTGCATCTTGATGAATCCTTCACTTAaaaatttcaaatatttttgaTAAATAAGACCAGGCTGGCAAGTACTGCCACTTGCCTGGTCTTATTTATCAAAAATATTTGATTTCATTAACTTATACTGCCATAAGTTCATGAAGAAAAGGTAATTTACAAAACAATGTAAGGAACTTCATTTTCCCtatcaaaaatagaaaaagctaaaaaaaaaaaaatcttcatatcATGTGTGTGTTACCCTGCATCAGTGGGTGAAAGGCTGCATTAACGGACTTAAGTTGCCCATGCTGCCAGCATATGCATGTCGTCATCATCTTCAACCTTTTTCTTGGATGCTGTAAAAGGAGAAGGGACCATTAACATTAGATGTTATCGAAATGTTTGGGTACAATTATTAAggttggaaatgaaaacaagccATCAGCCAAATTTTTGACAGCGACAGGTAAGTTGCCTGCTGAACCAGCTGCTTTGCAAGGTTCATATCtgaaagtcacatttttctgataaaactgtgaaagtggctggtgaaagAAAAAGTTTTCGGTCCTGAAATGCATCATGCCCTTGCAGTGTTGTACTTACATGAGCGGTGACCGGGGTGTGTTGAAGGGAGTTTGGAGGTTGGCACGCTCGGCAGTCTGCCCCTGCTCTTCATGCTGCTCTCCAGCTCTACCAACAGTTCATCCtaagaaaacacataaacaGCAATATATCTTTAAGATGCATTTTGTAGAATAGTAGTAAAGCAGTCAATAGATTAGTGGCGAATGACACACCCAAGGTACCATGCTATATTTCAAAATCTGTGTCAACGAATGGATTCACAAAAATTACGGATAGAAAGGCAGAAACAGAGCGAATGCCTGATTGATTTCGATCGAGGAATCGAAAGGTCTCTACCTCATCAAATGTCTCGCCAAAAAGTCGGGAGACAGCAGATAACCCTCCTGGGCCAATGCCTGTTGCTCTGTGATGTCCTGCATTAGAGAGTCTATCTTCTCGAGgtccctgagagagagataaagggtgAGATTTTAGGTCCAACTTCATAATAAACTCAGTCTCAGCTTTTCACTCACTTCAAGGAGTTCACTTGCTACAAACCcccttgtaattttttgtccCAATGTAATATTTTAGTAGTATTATATCAATTATGCATAAATATTCATAGATCCCTGAAGGGTAAGATTCGCGAATGGAAAATAATATCTTTGCAGCTTTCATCTATCGCTGTAACTCAGCAATGTCTTTTAGATTCacagctgtcacatactgttaTAGTCATTGTATAATAAGCCAAGTCAATCAGTCTGCAAGGTGaacaaaaatgtcttcaatgcaattaaataaacataaacagaaCCAGTGAAAGGGGTACCGCCACAGCTAGCGCTATAGGCTACTCCAAGTCTAGACTATTTAAGTTATTTAACGCAGTGGCACTCAACCTgtgggtcgggaccccccaggggatcgtgagataattttgggggtTTGTGAGATGATtcatgggataaaaaaaaaaacatgcttctATCATACAAATTCATCCTCAtgtctattttttgttttttgtcaaatttttgcttttgtcttgtgaaatactgaatagtttccAGCCTCTAGGCCTTCTGTgatatcaaatgaaacaacctgaaattGGAAAATCATTCTCTGGTTGGACTGTCTTTGACAGAGGGTTGCAAGAAACCatcgcttcattttaaggggtcacaggccaaaaaggttgagaaccactgatagTAAGAGAATGCAGGTTTCACAAAAATACGATCAAtccttctctgtttctcctgcaCGTCTCTTACATGTTCTGGTGGACGCCCTTGATGGCCTTGGCAGCGAAGCCCATGTTCTTCAGGACCTCTGTGTTGGTGTGGCCATTTTCTAACGCTTCTCTCTGGAACTCAGTGGTGGAGAGCGTGCCATCAGTCTGGGTGAGCTGTTGCTCCAAGCGCTTCTTCCTCTTCAAGGCCCGCAGGGCAGCTGATACAGCAGGAGGTCAGACTGTAGAAAGAGCCATAGGAGAAGgtagttgtgtgttattgtttgtgcCAGTTTTAACCATTCCTCTGGTAATGTCATATAGGTGAGAGTGACACCCAGTCCTGAGCATTCACAAACAAAGGCACCTGGGATACTCCCATTATATCATGAAGTTTATTTATAGGCTGAAGTTATTCACCAAGCGATGGCTGCAGCAGCTAGAGGTCTCATACACAAAACTACATTAGAGAACCCATGATTTAACAATGAATATCGTGGATTTCAGGTCACtaacccttacaaaaaagtagTAAACtaacccttacaaaaaagtagTGAACttgaagtgtatttttttttttacagtatatttaagTATAAGAAGTGTACTAAAGTGATTAAATTGGCCCACTTTTTAGTTTATAAAAGTGTACTTCTAGGTATACTTTAAGTTAACTAAGTGTACTTTTAGTATACATGGTTTACTTACACAAATAATACAAGTGTACTTGTAGGTATAGTTTAAGGTAACTTTAAGTTTACATGTATACTTTAGTATACTTCAGGCTCTCTAAACAATCCACCTGTTATAAACTAGTGTTCCACTCCAAAGATGATTGGTATTTTCTAATAATTAGATTGATCTTTTTCAAATCTGAGACTGTCTTGTAATGCTTAATACCCCTGAGAATGTTTCACCCATATAAAATGGAACCTTTTTACTTTGAcacaaatgtttactttacGCTATATACAACAATTTGTCTTGGATCATTGTAGCCTACtgccctcaaattacttttctccatcttatCTTGGTTGTTACATTTTACCATCATTAATTgcttagctgtgtgtgtggaataAACACATTGATGCTAGTGCTATAGTGCACTGCTTACCAAACTCCGCCCCTGTTTATTGCGAGTCGTTTAATCATTTACCCAATTTTACTAATCCTACCTGTGCAAGTGTGAAGCATGCGGCTACAGTGCTCAATCTGCATTATCTtgaccataaaaaaaaatctattggtTTTGCAACTTATTTAAAAATGCCAATTTCGTCTGTTCTTCTCGTTGCTGCGCTTGAATGTGCCCCAGTAATTTGTTATACTGCGCATGCTCAGAGCACAAGCGAACTTCCGGGATCGATTCTCAGCTGTCTTAACTGTCGCCTTCTATCTGCTGTCGATAACTTGGCATTCAAGGAAGTAAGCGCTGTCGAGTTGTCTCTTACATACTGTGTGACCTTTGCCATCGATTTAAAGTGGACCGTTCTTACAAAAGCCTCATCTTATTTCAGTACAAAGCGTTGTTTGGCTGTTAAAACTACTAAAGCCGTGTCACTGAAGTGATGCAACATGGCTTCACATGCTGTCAATCGCTGTTTTCTCTCACTACTCAGGAGACACACTCGAGACCAGAGACGTGGGTTTAGCTCTCTGGCCGAGAGGACCGTTGACCGAGCCGTGTCCTCTGTTTGGATATGTGACAAAAGGAAACCAGGCGGCGGTGGAAACACAAGCCTGGACAGAAGAGCTCCGACGTGGAACACGGGAAGCGGTCCGGGTAGCAGCAGCAGGGGCCGGGGGAGTCTCGTCGGGTCAGTCGCTGTTGGTTTGGGACTTTGCGGTGTGGCACTTCTGGACAGTAAAACAGACGAGCAGGCGAGCGACGGGACAGCCTCGTTCCCCGGGCGGATTCTTGAACATTTCCTGCCATCAGCCCAATGTGCTTCTCCCTACAAACCCGACAGTCCCCGGTACAAATACAACTTTATTGCAGATGTAGTGGAAAAGTCCACTCCAGCTGTCGTGTACATTGAAATCGTAGGCAGGTAAGTTGACTGAAAAAGCACagtgggacagagggaggggatcAAGATTCAAGAGGGGGGATTATGGCTGCTGCATTTCATGTTATAAAACTCAAATATCTTGAAGTAGTAATTTAGCTTGTGTATCATGCAGTGTATAATCATTTTATTATGAGTTACAGTGAGAATCAGTGGTAGCTTCTGATCCATCCTCAAGTTGCCTTGTCTGGTTTCTTCAGctaggggtcaaaggtcaaaatgGGTTTTGCTCTCAGGGCGAAACCcaaattatacattttaatCCCAGGCTGAGGAAAGTTTAACCCCTGTTTTTACTGCTACAGGCACCCATTTTCTGGAAGGGAAGTCCCTGTATCCAATGGCTCTGGTTTCATCATCAGCAGTGACGGCCTCATCGTCACCAACGCCCATGTTGTGGCCAACAAGAGAGGCGTCCGCGTGAAGCTCACCAATGGAGAGACGTACCAAGCCACTGTGCAAGATGTCGATCAGGTGGCGGACATCGCCACCATCAAAATCACTGCTAAGGTGAGAGATGATCTACGATAAGGTCTGCGTATCTGGGAATTGTTTTATTACTGTGTGATAGGAAACCTGAAGCCTGGCTTGACATCTGTTTCCATGGGACAGTTCTTCAGTGATGGTATGACTAAGCTGTGAGCAGCATGTACTGTTGAATTGACAAGAgagtctgcttctctctctctgtctctctctctccctctctgtctgtctctctccctctctctccctctctctctccctctgcctctttgtctgtctgtctctctgtctccctctctctgtctttctctctctccctctctctctccctctgtctgtctctctctctgtctctctccctctctctgtctgtctcctctgtctctctctctcaattcgattcagtgagctttattggcatgacgtaTACGTGcacatattgccaaagcattgACTCAGgcataaataaaatagaaataaagtagaataaaatgaaataaacggCATATTAAATCAATAGATTCTTCacataaaatctctctctctctctctctctctgtagcatCCCTTGCCCACTCTCACCCTCGGTCGGTCCTCTGATGTTCGACAAGGGGAGTTTGTGGTCGCCATGGGAAGCCCGTTTGCACTGCGGAATACGATCACGTCAGGCATCGTCAGCTCAGCGCAGAGAGGCAGTAAGGAGCTCGGCCTGTCCAACTCCAACATGGACTACATCCAGACTGACGCTGCTATCGACGTGAGTATTTTTGTCATATATTGAGCGTATGTGccttttgtttatgtgcagcaTGTCTTTATGGTTTTCAAATCACCCATTCTGAAGACTTAAAATATCTCTAAATCTAAAGCTGAGACCGCAAAACTGTAGTGATGAATCAGGAAAAGAAAACGCTGTGGAGAGGATTTGTTGTGACTTGGGAAATGTCTTATGTTACGCTTGTCACTTATGTCATGTGACTGATTTTATGTCTTGCAGTTTGGGAATTCTGGAGGTCCCTTGATTAACTTGGTGAGTCACAAACCTTGTTTCCTTGTTGATTATCACATTCAAAAGAAGCCATTGAACTGAACATTGAACTTCAGACTGCTgctatgtgtatcattttaaagAACGGGATTTCCAGGGTGTGTAAGATtacaataatacatttatgtacagtacattacagaAACTTGATGCATTTAGCAGCGTTTTGTCTGTTATATAGAGTATATACATCGTAATCCCCTTTTGGATGTGAAAGCACACTTCTCggaaaatgagagagattttttttacaaatctgACATTCGAGCAATATCAGCACATCACTGATATTAGGTTAATAACGTAGTTGTACAGGGTCAAAGCATGCAGAAACTAATTAGCCTAATGAATACTAGTGTAGTGCTATTTTATGATACTGGAATGATACTGGAATAATTCCACCACAAATACAGAAGAAGGGGATTTGATTAGAATAACACTTAGAAACTTGTAATAATGTGTTCAAAGATCACTTTCAGTCAGTATCAGTAAAAGTGCTCAGTACTCAGAACTGGCAAATACCCAAATTTAAGCTCTCGGAGTTTGTCTGCCAAATAAGGTATCAGTGCACATCTATAAAGTACTTCCCTAAAGTATGAAGTTCATCTCATCTCTTATCTCATCAGGATGGTGAAGTCATCGGTATAAACACCATGAAGGTCACAGCAGGGATCTCCTTCGCCATCCCGTCCGATCGCTTGAGACTCTTCATTGATAAATCagcagaaaagaaaagtaagaaCGGGCTGAGAATGACAAGTACGAGGGCTTTGAAGTGCTAAAAACACTCTCCCATATTTTCTGTATCTCTCCACTGTACACAATCTAACAAGAGAGTCCATATTTTAAAGAGAGGATTTTCACACTCCCTATTCGTGTCCATCTTCCTCCTAGAGTCCTGGTTTGGTGAGTCGGAGACCAAGCGGCGGTACATCGGCGTCATGATGCTGACCCTGACGCCGAGGTAAAACGCTTAAGAATCAGAGAGGCTTGTGGCGACGCTGTGTACAGTCTAGTTACGGCACCGCTGCACCGTGCTGtcatttaaattgttgtttcGTCCCTTTGCTTCAGCATCATCACTGAGTTGAAGTTGAGAGACCCAGGCTTCCCAGACGTGACGCACGGCATCCTGATCCACAGGGTCATCATGGGCTCCCCGGCCAACAGGTAGGCACACTCGGGGACACCGACGAGTGAACGAGCAATGAGGAGTTATTGGTCTTTGCAGGGAATTTGTCTTTTACAGTCGTCAAGCTGGGAAAGTGCAACCGGTGTACACACAACTACAATAGTGTATTGACTTCAGACGTAAGAGATGTTCATGGTTTTACTGATTTTGAATGTTCTGTGTAGTGTGGCTAGAAAATAGTGGTTCATATGGGTCATATTGATCCTGTATGCGTTTGGAACAGTGATCGGGACATCCTGGAATTTAATGCCACAACTTGTTCTGCCTGTATTGACAaatgttttgttcttgtttaCAGCTTTGACTGATTTGAGCCAGACAAGAAATCCGAAGGTGTTTTCAATTAAAGTCCAGTAAAATAAATGCAGTATGGAACTACTGACATTTAATTTTGTTAGTTTGTGGAGAAAATTACGTCGTTTTTTGATTTTGGTCACTCTGATGGCAATGATTTCCATTGAAATCATAGATGTTACTATTGACCCCTGTAGTTTCTGAGGCATAACATGGTTTGGCAGTATGGGATGGGATGTAGAAAAAAGGCTTAGTTTTGGGTTCTTGGGAAGGTGTAAAGTGGATGTTTTACAGGCAGTGTGGAGGTGATGTTGATACAAGGACACTGGAACAGTGTTTTTAAAGGTAGAAATGGCCGGTTCTTGTTTTGGTATAGTTTTAATAGACACAATAAGGAGCGTTCCCGCAGTcatggaaaacctggaaaaatCATGGTAATTGAGTTTTGCAGTCATGGGGAAGTGGGAAAGTTCTTGGAAAATCATGTTAATTTGCTCAGAATGAGCATTTTCTTTGTCTTGATACTGACCCAATTCCACATTTTCTGGCAAGTGTTAGTTTTAGCAGATCTGTGACATTTACATCTTTGAAATATTCATATTCAAACATGGTGATAAAGACATGCAGCACAGATTAGTCATGGAATTTAATCAGAAAATTGCCTCAATTCAATTTTTTATGTTGCATGGGCATTGTACATACAGTAGGATAAGTATTTAGCATCTCATGTATGATGAACTGCTGTTGACCCACTGTACTGTAATCCTTCACTCAGAGCTGGCATGCTGCCAGGAGACGTCGTGGTGGAGATCAACGGCACCCAGGTGAAGACCTCAGAGGAGATCTACCAGGCGGTCCGGAGCAGCAAAAACATCACCATGCTGGTGCAGAGAGGACAGGAGCTGCTTCGACTGGAGATGACTCCAGAGTTTACAGAGTGACACTAACTGCACTGGATTTCTATACTAAACTACTATGGCCTGATGGGCAGGAAGAGAAAGACTGGGAAACCTGATAGTGAAGGGGGCTGGGTGAAAATGTGTTTGGAGTTGAATAAACCCAAAATGACACTGAAATTTCTCAACATATGGCtgtatgtttttaatttattgttatACTGTGAGTTCCTTAAGTATTTAGATGACGTTGACATTTTTATTCTATATTCCTATGACATTGCATGGGAAATGACAACTATGAGCGTGCAGTGTCAGCATACATTTGAAAGTAGTAGGTGTTCTGATGTCAACTAGTACAACTCAAGGATTTGACTTATTAAGTTAGTTTGGAATAATCATGCCCCTGCCACAGAGCCTTAAGACAGACATGGACAAGTTTTCCCAATACAGTAAAATAGGAAAACTGGTCTCTACGATGTagatgttttttgttgtgtttctatATGCCCAAAATAAGACAGTGTTTGTAAATTGAGTtaataaaaactgaaacaatatattttaataaagcAATTTAATGTTAGACAGCGACAAGAAGCATGAGAGACCCAACACTGCAGCATGGATCAATGGTATAAAACTGACTACCGATAACTGAGCGAACAAGTTTGACTTGACAACTCACAATTTCTACTATGATGACAATGATCACACTAGCAAAATAAATGAATCGTTATGAACTCCACTTATTTAAAAAGACTGTTTTGAGTATGTAACGCACAGTGAAAACATGAATTCATTTCATGTTTGAACAGAAGTGCCAAACTTTCATGattagaaacaaacaaaaaggtgaACCGGTTACTCtcatatttcattttgagaGTAACAGTCGTGGCTGTGAAGCCATACTGCGTAAATTAAAATTTCCCTGGTCTatgtacagtaacacacacttacagtaatGTAATAAAGTGACATGTACTGAACTACTACACAATTAAATGCATTTACCTCGAAGACTGGTAACTATTAAATGGAGACAACATTCAAACCACTTTAGGTTTAAACAATAAGTTCATACGTCTGGACTAAAGACATTATTGTTAGGTACGAGTACTACAACATACAAGTAtgggaggaaaaataaaattgttCAAATCCCATTAAAACTACTTTAAAAAGGCTTAATATATATTGCTggtaatatttttctttttaagaaAATATAAATTGTGCGACTTAAGCTTACAATACACTGCTGGCAGTAGCGCCAGGTTCTGTGGTGACCTGCTGGAAGGTGGTCATCGGTAGAGGCGCTGTGTGCTGAGAGACTCCcggaagaaataaaacaaaaaaattaggCGTCTCTTGATGCCTGAATCCCTTGCACCAAAACCCAAACGCTGCTATGGTGTTTGTCACGGTGGAATGCTGCAGAGATCACATGGTGTGCACAAACGGCAGCCAAACTAATCAAACTGATACAGACACATAAATAAGGGGtagcggggtggggtgggagtgggggtCGGGGCGGGGTGGCGAGGGGCGGGGCTTGGAAAGGGgagtgagaaagtgagggagaaatTGTAGTGTCCAGTCTAGTCCAGCAGTGAGCAGGCTAAGCATTGACTCAGTTGACTTGGTCCAGAGCACGCAGCAGTTCCTCCCCCTGCAGCAGGTGCTGACGCCCCAGCACCGGGGCGTTGACCTCGCAGTCGTAGCGGGTGAGCTGGGGCAGGGTGAAGGGGGAGCTGGTGCCCTCTGAGGAGCTGCCCAGCAGACGGCTTGCCAAAtctaagagagaaagaggagaagccAGATTAGAGCTGTGCTTTGTTTGATGCATAGTTTCAGACTAGAGTCCAAAGCAATGCCCAGAGATGTAGTCTATTCACCTGTAGGCAGTAGCAGTATGGTCCTGTGGGAGAGAGCCTCAGATGTTACCGTCCCAGACACCTTCAGCTTCTTGCCCTGCTCCGGTGCTTCCTGGAGCAATGTGCcctggaaaaatacaaaatacaggaACTCAAGCCATCCGTCCGTAAACACAAAGCCTAACCTGTGAACCATGTTTGGGTGCCAAGGACTTACCAGTCCAACAACCTCCCTGATGTCTCCCAGTTTTCTTTTGCGCTGTGCGTTCTGGGCTGCCAGGGTCCTGAGTGACACTTCTTTGTCCAACTGTGGGATCCTGCAGCAAAGCAATGGTGATACTTAGCTTCCCCCAAAATCTTGTGATCTGAATGTGATCTGCCCCAGAAAAGAGTGTGTATTTTGGAGGCCTTACCTCTTAGAAAGCATGACGGCAGTATGGGGGGTGTTTACTGGCTCGGGGGGCAATGGGGCCGGGGAAGCTGTGCGGCTGCCTGGTGCGCTGAAGGGGGAGCTGGGATAGCTGTGGACCTCCTGTgtgaggtggagaggagagctcTCCAGGGATTTGACTGGGCCACATGGTAGAGGCTCTTCTGGGGACAGAGTGCGCAGCTGGAAGTCATCATCCATGGGGATGTAGGGAGCCAACATCTCCAGATCAAGGTCTTCCATGGCCTTAGGGGAGGACACAAAAGTCTGAGTCAGAATACAAGAAACTTTTCACTGTGTGAGATCAATGATGCTCTCAATTCAGTAATAGTACAATCTCCTTGCACTATACCTGTGTGGTGAAGGGGGTCTTGGGCTGTGTGTCAATGGCAAACAGCTTCTCTACCAAGTCTAGTTTGAAGTCTGAGCTCATATCCGAGTCCATGGGGAAACAGAAGTCCAGTGGACTGTCGGCCTAAAGAGGACAAACACAGATCAAAGAGTCATCCCTTTCTTTGTAAACATGAGTAAGCTGTACAAAAAGCTTATTATCTGAACTGCAAAATGCATAAAATTATGGAATTCTGTAACTCTGGATTTCATCAGTCCTCACC
The nucleotide sequence above comes from Centroberyx gerrardi isolate f3 chromosome 17, fCenGer3.hap1.cur.20231027, whole genome shotgun sequence. Encoded proteins:
- the LOC139915578 gene encoding serine protease HTRA2, mitochondrial-like; the encoded protein is MASHAVNRCFLSLLRRHTRDQRRGFSSLAERTVDRAVSSVWICDKRKPGGGGNTSLDRRAPTWNTGSGPGSSSRGRGSLVGSVAVGLGLCGVALLDSKTDEQASDGTASFPGRILEHFLPSAQCASPYKPDSPRYKYNFIADVVEKSTPAVVYIEIVGRHPFSGREVPVSNGSGFIISSDGLIVTNAHVVANKRGVRVKLTNGETYQATVQDVDQVADIATIKITAKHPLPTLTLGRSSDVRQGEFVVAMGSPFALRNTITSGIVSSAQRGSKELGLSNSNMDYIQTDAAIDFGNSGGPLINLDGEVIGINTMKVTAGISFAIPSDRLRLFIDKSAEKKKSWFGESETKRRYIGVMMLTLTPSIITELKLRDPGFPDVTHGILIHRVIMGSPANRAGMLPGDVVVEINGTQVKTSEEIYQAVRSSKNITMLVQRGQELLRLEMTPEFTE